From the genome of Medicago truncatula cultivar Jemalong A17 chromosome 2, MtrunA17r5.0-ANR, whole genome shotgun sequence:
aatatataggagtgacaaataatttatttcatgtaaCCACATGCAAAACCTATATATTGCAATTATTATTACCTCATCAAGCTTTAGTTTAGGAAACAATTTTGTACAAgaaacttttttatttgacaatttttttttacaataaactgGTACCCTccttttattaaaagaaattttttcgcATAGTTAGAAAGGAAAATATATGAGAAGAGTGGCAGAAaaaattctcttctctttctttttgttttcccATTAATCAAGTAaccaaagaaaagaaatggTATCACATGAGCACGAGCCAAGGCATCAAAATAAAAAGCCCAAGAATATATAGTGAGGTGTGTTGTTCTTAATGTCGTGAGTTACACTAAACTCTCTCCACAAatactttattttaattaaaaaattaattgatatgtATTTGAAGATTTCTTACACAGTCAATCAAATCATAATTGTtggtttattaaaaatatttggttttaataatttctaatttaaaagtaatacaaatgattctttcaacaaaaaaaaagtaatacaaATGATGGTTTTTAATCATTTCTAACGAGTAAAACATAATATTCTAGAGAGGAACTTCTCTCTATCCTTTGCCATGGAGAAACCGTTTTACGTCTTCTCCACTCCCACCCTTGAACCTGTTGGTGAATAGTGTGTATGACCCAATGCATTGCATGTGGGTGAAGTCAAACCAAAGAAATTTGCTACAAGCAAATTGCAATGCGACTTGTATTTGCTAATAAATGCATGGTGCATTTTTCCTTTCTGTGCATAGGCTAGTAGTTGGCACTTGGCAGTGCAGGAAGCAATAAACACCTGGTACAAGTTTTACTCTAAGAGCATGAATTTTGGTGTAAAAGGAGTGCATGGATTTTCAACTCTCACGGTTCAttacctctataaatagaggtgTATTTTGGAAGGAAATTGACTTGTGGGTAGTGAGAGAATATGAGTGTTTTTTTTGGTGCTTtccctaagagttttaacacTGCTGCATGCCTAAGGCTGGATTCGAACCCAGGACCTTGGTTAAGCTAGAAGAAACCCGTTCCATCTCATCTAAGTGCTCTTGGGTTAAAAAGATGAGTGTTTGTAAACACATATATTCTCCCGTTTattaaaaagatttgcattagTCCATAGAGTAGGCATTATTGGCCGAATTTCATTAACAATTTTGTGTGTGCTATTATTCCGCATTTATTTCACTTCCATTTAATTTGACTATGGAAATTGTTTGCATAGTCTAACTTCCATTTATTCcgcatttttgaaaatattggtCAGCGTTACCAATTTGTTCACAGAGGTGTTCTAAAGCACAGTGGttcacaaaaattgtcaaagAAGATCTGGAGGAAGTTAGATTCAAGTTGGAGTCATGGCTACAGACGACGGAAaggtgaaaataaaaattttcgATGGTGCGGTTTGGATTTTGGAAGATGCATATCAAAGATTACATGTATAGAAAAAGCTACATCAACCtctcaggaaaaaaaaaaaaacaaattcgatgaaggatgatgagtgAAACCTTCTCAGTAGACAAGCACTCGGTGTTGTGCGATTGTCGTTATCTCAAAATGTTGCTTATAACATAGCAAAAGAGAACACCACATCTGCTCTTATGAAGGATCTTTCTAGCATGTATGAAAAGCCTTCAACCTCACATAAAGTTCATTTGATGAGACAGTTGTTTACGCTTCGGATGACAAAAGGCGCATCAGAGACGCAACATAGcaaatgattttagattttcGTAAAAATTTACGTGAATGATCTATGTGATATAAACTAACAATCCGAcgatcaaatttgaaaaatatacacCGAGTAAAACGATATTTAGCGGTGTAACATTGAAATAACTTTATCTTGGTGTAATTTGATCCCTCCTCATATAGTTAAGACCATGTACAATTTTGgcagaaaattaaaaaaatatagagacAAAAGATCAGTATGAGATTGGAGAGAATTGAGAAGAAAGAATAATATTAGAGAAGAGccagagagagaaatgaaagtGAGTGTCTATTGATCTTCTGTCTATGTTAATGGTGTGAAGAGAGATGTCAACATAACGAAGAGAGATGTTGTTTGGGGAAGATGAACAAATGAATGAGTTAATGAGAATTGATGGAATAAGTTAAAACCATGTGAGCTTTTTAATCTGAACCATTTATTTGTAATCTAATGGTGGACATTCattctcaccattctcacaTATAAAATTCATTCTCATGAGAtatgtcctatatatatatatatatatatatgacaaaaCTACCCttgcaagaaaaaaaatctaatttgataaaaaagtttaaattaatattcatttctttgtaaattttaattattattttatttttaaatatttatattttaataggtttaactttttagattatataaattataaaattacgcttttgataaaatcatacatattttttaaaagttatttattaatattttttatttaatatcaaGTTGTATATAAACAGCCACTAGGATACATTAGAAAGTGGTTAACGAAAGCTAATCTCTCATTTATTTCCTCTTGTATTTGCATATTTTATCACCTTTATGCAAACAAAACCAACATGCACCCTTAATTTAAAACCATATGTAAATAGTTTAACTTTGaatacttacttttttttatatgttaaaaaCTATAACATAGACCAGACCACTTTCTTGTGACTTGGCTTCTGCCTGAGGATTTCCAAGGGGTTATTTAAGCCTCATCACAGTATGGAATATGCATCAGCTTAAAGTTTGTAATAAGTCCTCTTTTGGGAATGTATTAGAACTAAAAGACGTCTGATTCAAAGAATCCAAGGTATTCAGGCTGCAAGTGattgtgattattttatttatgggaATAATATCCCTTTCTCTTAAAATGCAACTTGAGCAACGAtcaaataaatacatttatgttttttaagtttaaagttTGTATCAAATTTGTCATTTTAgttaatttagttttaaattggTCTTCTATGaacaagttagtcctttaaaaaaattctaacaaatATTATTCTCAATTTGATCCAACTTTGTTAGAAAGTGTTTACGTATCCATTTAACATTAAATTGGAAggtccaaaaaatatttatgacatCAAATATGATTAAGTACATTTCATTTCTATTGTTTCACAATCTAATCCTAATTTTATAGATAAACATTTCATTCACAACATTATAAATCAAAGTAATTGGTTGATTTTGTTTCAAACTAAGACCCCGATTAATACACTATGAACCATAGTTTTAAGACGGTGAATTTGAACCAACGATAATCTTCTCCATAAATACTTTTTAACTGAATTTCATGATTATAAAGAATAATTGTGCATATATTATATGACTTAAGTGATATTAGATGTTCAGTTTTATCTAagcaaaaaatcaatttaaaactaaaaataccaAAAGGACTAATCCGTTAACATTAAACTTATAGGATTGATTATGCATTTGGCCaagatattattattgttgctcATGAGTTAATTCATTCTATTAGTAGTCGCATGAaaggtaaaaaagaaaaagggattTTGTGTATCAAAAATTATTATTCATAGGGCATATGATAGGATTTCTTGGAAATTTATCAGCTACTGTTTAGATGAGCTTATTTGGGTAATGGGCAGGACACCATATTTTGGACAGACAAACTGTCTGGTGGACAGTAACTTTACTCTTAAAGATCAAAGAAGATTACAtttcaaatttgatttgattcaaaaatgtaaaattatatatgttaaaaaaaaaatcaattatttgattaataaaaGTAGGGAACTGAAAATATcacttactccctccgtttcaaagaTAAGTTAGTCaaatttcattcttttattattCTTGTTTTGGTTTATAGTAATCAAATTTCACTTATTAACGTGAATATCATTGAACTAAGACGTAGATAGATCTCCCAACtccatcaaataaaacaaaaggaatTTAATATAACCTGAGAGTACTTTATTGTTATGAAAATTAAGAGTCACTAATTAAAGTTAAACATCCAGAAATACAATGAAGATACTCAGATAACAGAAAGAAACTTAATTAGTAACcataaaacaaacattaaacattaatttaaaaCGCATAAGTCATTAAGCACTTACTACACTATAATAAGCATTAGAGATAGTTATCGCTTGACAGAAGCAGGTCGAGAGAGCACTAAGCAAAAAAGGGTTAAACTTGAACGAACACAAGAAACGGTgtcgttttgttttgttttgttttgtttggtaatCAATCAGTGAAAGAAAGTTTTTGAAGAACCATGTTCAGAAAAATTCTCTTGTTGTTGTCTTTTTTCTGATAATTTCTTCAGCAGAGAGAATTGTTCCATGGAGAAAACACAGTAACCTCGTTCACAAAGCTTTGTTTGTGCAACCGGTGAGTTCACCAGAATCTGCAAAGCTTGGTTTCTTTTCAGCTTCTCCAAGTCATCAAAAACACCACCAGAAGCAGTAGTTCCACCACCGCCGTAGCCGACACCGTAAGAAGGCATTGATTGAAGAACAGATAACTGTGCCTGCAAAAACTTAACGTATTTGTAAGCTTCTTCATAAAGAGTAGCTTGATCCATTCTCTTGTCCCATGGCATTAGTTTCTGAAGACAGCGTGTTTTCTCGCTTAGTTTTTGTCTTCTTTGTCTTGCTAAGTTGCTTTGTGGAATCAAAGAagaaggtggtggtggtgatggggTGGTTTCTGGGTGGAGACGTTTTCTGTTGGAGGGTTCCGGTGAACGGAGTTGAGGAAGACGGTGGAGAGGTTCAAATGGTGGTAGGTGTTTAGGGAAGAAGTTGAAGGGTTGTTGTTGTCGTGGTTGAAATGGGAGATATTCTTCTAATGAAGGTAGGTTAAAAGGGTGTTCTGGTTTTGGAACAAGGAAGTGTTTTTTGTTAACGTTGTTGAAAAGATCTTGTGTTTGGTCAATGGATTCAGGGAAGTTAGGAAGAGGAGGTGAATCGTCGGTTAAAATGTGGTGGTAGTTGTCGGAGAAGTAAGAAGGGTTGAGAGTGAGAAGAGATTGGAGGGTGAAGTTGGAGAAGATTGGGTCTACGGTGGTGTCACCGGAAAAGATTGAGTGTGAATTTGGGTCCATTGAAAGTGATGAGagtgtgaagaagaagaaaaggttgCATGAAAATGTTATGTGATGAGACTATATATAGTACTAGTGCTACGTGTATTCatcatttgaaaatgttaacatgtgcatccataaaaaacaaaatgttaacAGTGAGTATTATATTATAAGCATATCATCACACACATACATAGGAGTAGTAGTTAACATTCATTTTGTgtgaagatattttaaaaaaaaaaattcatcttcaATTGATCCTCATATGATTTCAAAATGATATAAtagcataaaaaataattaatcatcTTGTGATTTCAAAATGAGTTCTAttaaaagtaatttattttcCAAATGATATTGAGAAATACAAGGTAATAGTAAAATTAGAAGTTGATTACACAATTGGTTAGGGCATTGAGTCTTTATGATCGATCTTGTTTGAAATGATAACGGTGCAGGAGAGACACGTGGTAAGGAGAGATTAGAGAGAGATTGTACACACGTACGTACAGTACAGCTAGCTAGCTGTGCGAGGGAGTGAGTGAGCAGTAAACAATGGTTTGTTTGTTATgtctcttcttcttctgctgTAGCCGTTTTGTGCAGTGCAGTGCAGGTCCAGTCcatgtttctgttttttgtCCTTTCTCTCTTTTTGGCCTCATCCTCATCACACACGCACGCTACACCTTCTtttcatcttttgtttttgcatttatcatatcatataacaTGTCATCACCATATGGTTTATTTGTGCACTGTCATTCTGCTCATGAAAATACACACATTTCATCACCATGTTATTGTTATACTTTTACATTCATCATATAATATCATCATTGGGCTCATTCTTTTTTCTAGGACACTTGAATTGAATCATATACTCTTATTTACTAGTATTAAGATAGACctattgtttatttattgaaCAAAATAAATCTTTCTTATTACTTCTTGACAAAATAGATCTTTAAGTAGTGGAGACAATATCTATAATTGATCATTGTGGTTCtttatactaaatttttttttttttcacaattaaTATTATAGATATATGTCTAGATAAGTAAATAAACAATCATTCAACTATCTCTCCCTCCCATATTATTTCACATCGGGGTTTTTTTATGATAGTGTATATATAATAGAGAAGATTATTTTAGTTGTTGTTAGGAGTGTTCACatctaaacaaattaaaaataaatcgcAATCTAatctgaagaaagaaaaaaagaccgCACAAAATCGAAATATATTGGATGTATTTGAATGTAGTTTTGTATCAATCGCTCGAGTTAGGTtgaattatagtttttttttttagaactgAACCAAACCGCGCACCACATACATATCGGAGAAATCAAGAAATAATAGTATATATTGcgtcaaacaaacaaaatatatagtttttttttttttttttgtgaaaatatatagtatataatatatatagtatCTATCCCAGGATATATCATATAGTCATGTGGACATATGAATTGAACAAACACATGAATTGAGTGAGCGCGTGTATTAGCATTGCGCTCTTCACACGTAGGGGTAGCTAgagtgatgaatttgatgatgcaTGAGGATGAGGCCAATACAACCAAATTTACAATACAATACCCTCTCTCTCTTCCATGCATGCATGATGCATCCATATACCATACAACCTTGGTAAGTAGTACTATAGCTAGTTAATACCGTTTGTATTTATCTGGAGTACTATACCATAACCACCTGCAATTATAAATCACTACTGCCTCATATGTTTTTTGTTCTACTGCACTGcacatattaatattaattaccACTACCATTTCAAGACAAACTACTCCGACACATTTTCTGTCAGATGTTCCTTAAACATTACATGCATATATTAATAACCATTAACCAGTCTAGTGTATCAATTTTCATCCAATTTAAAATACTTATACTAAGACTCTAGAGAAATCAAACCCTCAAATCTAAGACATATGTATAATTAAGAAGTAGTATGATTTGGTTTGGTAAAATAAATTCGAAGAAATTATTGAACCAATCAAAGATCAACCTCGAAACAATTTGTGCAACAATTAGGGAAAGGATCTCTTTTGATTAATATGCCACCACCACATATGTAGCCAAGTGATTGCAGTTAAATAGGTTTGTCTCCTCTCATACCTGATTTTTCGCTTTATGTAACAACTTACAAATAAACTCCGATATTCTCCAACTTACTGCACCTAGCTACAACCTCAGTAGTAGTACGACTTCTTGTATGTTGTTGTGGGACCCCCAAGGCTCTAATTTTGTGTCGGTTAGGATTCATTTTTGGTGTTGCTATATGCTTTCATACAAACTAATATATGCATATTATGTCCATATTCATGTAGATATaacaatgttttatttaaaaactgCCAAATTTTGTCCTTCAATTTGATGTTAGGAAACtttaaaattgtgttttgtttgGATGAAATTTAAACTTCAGAAAATAAACTCACTACCGAATGTTAATTTTCATAGGGAGTACATGGGTTGGGTAAACccaaaaaaacctaaaaaagtGGGTTTGAGTTGGGTGATTGGGTggatatgattttaaaaaatgaaaaacccataaaaaataatgggttTTGGGTAAAACCGGACCCATACTCAATTAACCAACTTACCCAATAAtttccaaattttaatttcattttcatagggaggaagaagaataacaaatgttttgatcataaatttagtttaatttttaaaattgacacaacacatcctctatattgaaaataaaaaaaatattaaagttacAAATTATGATGTTGCAATTTATAGTTACTTTGATGCTAAAGCAATTTTGCGTCAtccaactttaatttatttcaaatattcgatgatcaaattttttatttaatattaaaattttttattttatgatgctaaaatatagtgaaaataggttacataattattttaagaaaataaaaagttgaaaaccaaaaaaatacaagGACTCGTCGTTTAGTCATttcatattaacaaaaaaaaatttgggtgACCCACTACCCAACCCAAACCAAACCGGAAATTAATGGGTTTGTCCAAACCCATCCATTAATTTAACGGGTGAATATTTTACCTAACCCAAACCGGAG
Proteins encoded in this window:
- the LOC11412769 gene encoding transcription factor bHLH117, giving the protein MDPNSHSIFSGDTTVDPIFSNFTLQSLLTLNPSYFSDNYHHILTDDSPPLPNFPESIDQTQDLFNNVNKKHFLVPKPEHPFNLPSLEEYLPFQPRQQQPFNFFPKHLPPFEPLHRLPQLRSPEPSNRKRLHPETTPSPPPPSSLIPQSNLARQRRQKLSEKTRCLQKLMPWDKRMDQATLYEEAYKYVKFLQAQLSVLQSMPSYGVGYGGGGTTASGGVFDDLEKLKRNQALQILVNSPVAQTKLCERGYCVFSMEQFSLLKKLSEKRQQQENFSEHGSSKTFFH